A window from Canis lupus familiaris isolate Mischka breed German Shepherd chromosome 18, alternate assembly UU_Cfam_GSD_1.0, whole genome shotgun sequence encodes these proteins:
- the LOC100683242 gene encoding oligosaccharyltransferase complex subunit OSTC-like — translation METLYRVPFLVLECPNLKLKKPPWVHMLLAMTVYALVVVSYFLITGGIIYDVIVEPPSVGSMTDEHGHQRPVAFLAYRVNGQYIMEGLASSFLFTMGGLGFIILDQSNAPNIPKLNRFLLLFIGFVCVLLSFFMARVFMRMKVPGYLMG, via the coding sequence ATGGAGACCTTGTACCGCGTCCCATTCTTAGTGCTTGAATGCCCCAACCTGAAGCTGAAGAAGCCGCCCTGGGTGCACATGCTGTTGGCCATGACGGTGTATGCTCTGGTGGTGGTGTCTTACTTCCTCATCACCGGAGGAATAATTTATGATGTTATTGTTGAACCTCCAAGTGTTGGTTCTATGACTGATGAACATGGACATCAGAGACCAGTAGCTTTCTTGGCCTATAGAGTAAATGGACAATATATTATGGAAGGACTTGCATCCAGCTTCCTGTTTACAATGGGAGGTTTAGGTTTCATAATCCTGGACCAATCGAATGCACCAAACATTCCAAAACTCAATAGATTTCTTCTTCTATTCATTGGATTCGTCTGTGTCCTATTGAGTTTTTTCATGGCTAGAGTATTCATGAGAATGAAAGTGCCAGGCTACTTGATGGgttaa